From the genome of Nicotiana sylvestris chromosome 2, ASM39365v2, whole genome shotgun sequence, one region includes:
- the LOC104232789 gene encoding transcription initiation factor TFIID subunit 8 has protein sequence MRSNRNRPLAAIPPPSTASTESDYAFTLTRIAVAQICDSIGFTAAEAPALRTLTDVAVRYLRSIAKSAADSANSAGRTQSQLVDTVAAMDELSSVSGFAEAWRATGSLLNSGAVKNLVSFSKYSEEIPFAKPLPRKVFSIGRGKGLLNVDSNEYIGGEGKHIPKWLPVMPVIEKEEERGGKRKEIWGFCGKNEEMGREMKLEKKDMEWEGKGIELPLKRGGKVRFKIGNGGGVVGVCRRGGIGKRVLCESWICEEQNQKKSL, from the coding sequence ATGAGATCAAACCGCAACCGTCCTCTGGCGGCGATTCCTCCTCCGTCCACGGCTTCAACGGAATCCGACTACGCCTTCACCTTAACCAGAATAGCAGTGGCGCAGATCTGCGATTCAATTGGATTCACGGCGGCGGAAGCTCCCGCTCTCCGAACCCTAACCGACGTCGCGGTCAGGTACTTGAGATCAATCGCTAAGTCCGCCGCCGACTCAGCAAACTCCGCAGGCCGCACGCAGTCACAACTCGTCGATACTGTCGCCGCCATGGACGAGCTGAGCTCCGTCAGTGGATTCGCCGAAGCGTGGAGAGCTACTGGAAGTTTACTCAACTCCGGCGCGGTGAAGAATCTCGTTAGTTTTTCTAAGTATTCGGAGGAAATTCCATTTGCAAAACCATTGCCCAGAAAAGTATTTTCTATAGGGAGAGGAAAAGGTTTGCTGAATGTAGATAGCAACGAGTACATTGGAGGGGAGGGGAAGCATATTCCGAAATGGCTACCCGTAATGCCGGTGATTGAGAAGGAGGAGGAAAGGGGAGGGAAAAGAaaggaaatttggggattttgtggTAAAAATGAGGAAATGGGGAGAGAAATGAAATTGGAGAAGAAAGATATGGAATGGGAGGGGAAAGGAATTGAATTGCCACTGAAGAGAGGGGGAAAAGTGAGGTTTAAGATTGGGAATGGTGGGGGAGTTGTAGGGGTGTGTAGAAGGGGCGGAATAGGGAAGAGGGTTTTATGTGAGAGTTGGATTTGTGAGGAACAAAATCAAAAGAAGAGTTTGTAA